A section of the Leptospira kobayashii genome encodes:
- a CDS encoding helix-turn-helix domain-containing protein, whose protein sequence is MVKQSNDKLFNSLVKGLNDAIDYSNGENVHGVQARIVSIPKLPTFKGKEIKSIRNKLHLTQTIFAQTLGVSEKTIEAWESGRNIPQGPAQRMLFVLKNNSNALDVLGVKYG, encoded by the coding sequence ATGGTAAAACAAAGTAACGATAAATTATTCAATAGCCTTGTTAAAGGATTAAATGATGCCATTGATTACTCTAATGGGGAGAATGTTCATGGCGTTCAAGCTAGAATCGTTTCTATTCCAAAACTACCTACTTTTAAAGGAAAAGAAATTAAAAGTATCAGAAATAAATTACATTTAACTCAGACTATATTTGCTCAAACTCTTGGTGTTTCCGAGAAAACTATTGAAGCTTGGGAATCGGGAAGAAATATTCCACAAGGCCCTGCTCAAAGAATGTTATTCGTTCTTAAAAATAATTCAAATGCACTCGACGTCCTAGGTGTTAAATACGGTTAG
- a CDS encoding SEC-C metal-binding domain-containing protein, producing the protein MKEKSSINEIEADLNNYKDRTNDDTKKTKEILLKDKEYLLSKDDQEGLKKNWIYSKILEIQEDFKSAFNLIKDNEFYQGWCKLEEIEIDLESLSRHFSLTNQFGLSHITEYTQKFQKLYPYTIFFSPEILEIEKKCNICDQVVNIRNQCGHLPGNIYNGEMCHRIVTNGEILGIAVVKNPVQKYSVAFLSDPQTNQRIDYYNYDNLKYLIGALSNPFEKWEYKIMDVQYSHNQFKHVRRNDPCPCGSSKKYKACCLLEKGVKGIHCKFDLENPPPKSYPNFEIT; encoded by the coding sequence ATGAAGGAAAAAAGTAGCATCAATGAAATTGAAGCCGATTTAAATAATTACAAAGACAGAACCAATGACGATACTAAAAAAACTAAAGAAATCCTTTTAAAAGATAAAGAATATTTACTTAGTAAAGACGATCAAGAAGGATTAAAAAAAAACTGGATATATTCTAAGATTCTAGAAATCCAAGAAGATTTCAAATCGGCATTTAACCTTATTAAGGATAATGAATTTTACCAGGGCTGGTGTAAATTAGAGGAAATAGAAATAGATTTAGAGTCTCTTAGTAGACATTTTTCACTTACTAATCAATTTGGATTATCACATATAACTGAGTATACACAAAAATTTCAAAAGCTATATCCCTATACAATCTTCTTCAGTCCAGAAATTCTGGAAATAGAAAAAAAATGTAACATTTGTGACCAGGTAGTTAATATTCGAAACCAATGTGGTCATTTACCAGGAAACATTTACAACGGAGAAATGTGTCACAGAATAGTGACCAATGGGGAAATTTTAGGTATAGCAGTAGTTAAAAATCCAGTTCAAAAATATTCCGTTGCTTTCTTATCTGATCCTCAAACTAATCAAAGAATTGATTATTACAATTATGATAATTTAAAATACTTGATAGGCGCATTATCAAATCCTTTTGAAAAATGGGAGTATAAAATAATGGATGTTCAGTATTCCCATAATCAATTTAAGCACGTTAGAAGAAATGATCCTTGTCCATGTGGAAGCAGCAAAAAGTATAAGGCTTGCTGTTTATTAGAAAAAGGTGTAAAAGGGATCCATTGTAAATTCGACCTTGAAAACCCTCCTCCCAAATCATATCCCAATTTTGAAATTACTTAA
- a CDS encoding SIR2 family protein, which produces MTIEFKTNKNVYILGAGFSVPAGIPTIDNFFDKTKEVLNSLDPNKDKRAFEAIKTLLELRFQSAAAAYWTKTNLDNIEELFSFISAIDEGYSLVNSVVDSIAITIEKLKSEPGNFGNKIYLEDFILNQKYQKFRRLDERAYAYLDFNNYQRIVASLLGNIYATDDDAENAFITFNYDTVLEETLNSLEIDYSYYLGKVSYETINTNYNESVSLLKLHGSVNWGFPGTRGSKLTIYKNSSECFQKSKSIAIIPPTWNKHIDGQTEKVWQQAVKELKTATRIIIIGFSFPETDNHVKYLLSAGLKDNISLRNVLFINPMEENEAKRKLSKVFSDSLFINDKVLISRTKIENFIDKQENLKLINRAS; this is translated from the coding sequence ATGACAATAGAATTTAAAACAAATAAAAATGTATATATACTTGGAGCAGGCTTCTCTGTTCCAGCAGGTATTCCAACAATAGATAACTTCTTTGATAAAACAAAGGAAGTTTTGAACTCTCTTGATCCTAACAAAGATAAAAGGGCATTTGAAGCAATAAAAACCCTACTTGAATTAAGATTTCAATCAGCGGCTGCAGCTTATTGGACAAAAACGAATTTAGACAATATTGAGGAATTATTTTCCTTCATCAGTGCTATTGATGAAGGATATTCCTTAGTAAATTCCGTCGTTGATTCAATTGCTATTACTATAGAAAAATTAAAAAGTGAACCAGGTAATTTTGGAAATAAAATCTATCTAGAAGATTTTATTTTAAATCAAAAATATCAAAAATTTCGAAGACTTGACGAAAGAGCTTATGCATATTTAGATTTTAATAATTATCAGAGAATAGTTGCTTCATTATTAGGGAATATTTACGCTACCGATGATGATGCAGAGAACGCATTTATAACTTTCAACTATGATACTGTCCTTGAAGAAACTTTAAATTCACTAGAAATTGATTATTCATATTACTTAGGGAAAGTATCATATGAGACGATAAATACCAATTATAATGAATCCGTAAGTTTATTAAAATTACATGGCAGTGTAAACTGGGGATTTCCTGGAACAAGGGGAAGTAAATTGACAATTTATAAAAACTCGTCCGAATGCTTTCAAAAATCCAAAAGTATAGCAATAATCCCGCCTACCTGGAATAAACACATAGATGGACAAACGGAAAAAGTTTGGCAACAAGCTGTAAAAGAATTGAAAACTGCTACGAGAATCATTATTATCGGCTTTTCATTTCCAGAGACAGATAACCACGTAAAATATCTTCTGTCTGCAGGCTTAAAAGATAATATATCACTCAGAAACGTTCTGTTCATAAATCCTATGGAAGAAAATGAAGCAAAAAGAAAACTCTCAAAAGTATTTAGTGATTCGTTGTTTATTAACGATAAAGTTCTCATATCTAGAACGAAAATCGAAAACTTCATAGATAAGCAAGAAAATCTAAAGCTAATAAATAGAGCAAGCTAA
- a CDS encoding homing endonuclease associated repeat-containing protein, translating to MKFELNEFNRNISTEEMIEDLKRSYEIAKKNNKKLTSREYNKIGKYTSGTISLRFGKWNEALLKAGLIPNLEKNISEADLFSNLEKIWIEKGSQPVYRDLNTSTSKYHASAYALRFGSWRDALKAFIDYINQDPENEIETISDIASNDSISNEIKHKTSRNISDRMRFRILARDGFTCQSCGATPIKTRGIELHVDHIIPWSRGGETVEINLQTKCQKCNIGKGNAFTV from the coding sequence ATGAAATTTGAATTAAATGAATTTAATCGCAACATTTCGACCGAGGAAATGATAGAAGATTTAAAGCGATCTTATGAGATTGCAAAAAAAAATAATAAAAAACTAACAAGTAGAGAATATAATAAAATTGGGAAATATACCTCTGGCACCATTTCACTTCGATTTGGAAAATGGAATGAGGCTTTACTAAAAGCTGGATTAATTCCAAACTTAGAAAAAAATATTTCAGAAGCCGATCTTTTCAGTAATCTAGAGAAAATATGGATTGAGAAAGGGTCTCAACCTGTATACAGAGATTTAAATACTTCAACTTCGAAATACCATGCCTCAGCTTACGCTTTACGTTTTGGTAGTTGGAGAGATGCATTAAAAGCATTTATCGACTATATCAATCAAGATCCAGAGAATGAAATAGAAACAATAAGTGACATAGCCTCAAATGATTCAATATCAAATGAAATAAAACATAAAACTAGCAGAAATATATCAGATAGAATGCGTTTTAGAATTTTAGCAAGAGATGGTTTTACTTGTCAGTCATGTGGAGCTACCCCAATAAAAACTCGCGGTATTGAATTACATGTAGACCACATAATTCCTTGGTCACGAGGAGGAGAAACCGTAGAAATTAATTTACAAACAAAATGCCAGAAATGCAACATTGGAAAAGGAAACGCATTTACAGTATAA